A section of the Mycobacterium sp. 3519A genome encodes:
- a CDS encoding YbaB/EbfC family nucleoid-associated protein — MQPGGTPDMSALLAQAQQVQQQLMEAQEALANAEVHGQAGGGLVQVTMKGSGEVVAVSIDPKVVDPADVETLQDLVVGAIADAAKQVTILAHDRLGPLAGGMGGLGLPGV; from the coding sequence ATGCAACCCGGAGGCACGCCCGACATGTCGGCACTCCTCGCGCAGGCGCAGCAGGTGCAGCAGCAGCTGATGGAGGCGCAGGAGGCGCTGGCCAATGCCGAGGTGCACGGTCAGGCCGGCGGCGGACTGGTGCAGGTCACGATGAAGGGCAGCGGTGAGGTGGTGGCGGTGTCGATCGACCCGAAGGTCGTTGACCCGGCCGACGTCGAGACGCTGCAGGACCTCGTCGTCGGCGCGATCGCCGATGCCGCCAAGCAGGTCACCATCCTGGCCCACGACCGGCTCGGACCGCTCGCAGGCGGGATGGGCGGTTTGGGATTGCCAGGTGTTTGA
- the recR gene encoding recombination mediator RecR encodes MFEGPVQDLIDELGKLPGIGPKSAQRIAFHLLSVEPPDIDRLTAVLNRVRDGVKFCAECGNVSDEDRCRICSDPRRDESLVCVVEEPKDVQAVERTREFRGRYHVLGGALDPLSGIGPEQLRIRQLLNRLGESDISEVIIATDPNTEGEATATYLVRMLRDIPGLTVTRIASGLPMGGDLEFADELTLGRALAGRRAMA; translated from the coding sequence GTGTTTGAGGGCCCCGTCCAGGATCTGATCGACGAGCTTGGCAAGCTGCCCGGCATCGGGCCGAAGAGCGCGCAGCGGATCGCGTTTCACCTGTTGTCGGTCGAGCCTCCTGACATCGACCGGTTGACCGCCGTGCTGAACAGGGTGCGCGACGGCGTGAAGTTCTGCGCGGAGTGCGGCAACGTCTCCGACGAAGACCGGTGCCGCATCTGTAGTGATCCCCGCCGCGACGAGTCGCTTGTCTGCGTGGTCGAGGAGCCGAAAGACGTGCAGGCCGTCGAGCGCACGCGTGAGTTCCGCGGCCGTTACCACGTGTTGGGTGGGGCGCTGGATCCGCTGTCCGGCATTGGGCCAGAACAACTTCGGATTCGTCAGTTGTTGAACCGGCTCGGCGAGTCGGACATCTCCGAGGTGATCATCGCGACGGATCCGAACACCGAGGGGGAGGCGACCGCGACTTATCTGGTGCGGATGCTGCGCGACATCCCCGGATTGACGGTGACGCGCATCGCGTCGGGCCTGCCGATGGGCGGCGATCTGGAGTTCGCCGACGAGTTGACGCTGGGCCGTGCGCTGGCGGGCCGCCGCGCAATGGCCTGA
- a CDS encoding type 1 glutamine amidotransferase, translating into MAESTVRIGLVLPDVMGTYGDGGNSVVLRQRLRLRGFDAEIVEITLADPVPSELDLYTLGGAEDYAQRLATKHLIRYPGLQQAAARGAPVLAICAAIQVLGHWYETSSGERVDGVGLLDVTTSPQQQRTIGEVVSQPLLPGLSERLTGFENHRGGTVLGSDAQPLAKVVSGAGNRDGDGIDGAVQGSVVATYLHGPCLARNPQLADHLLSKVVGELAPLEIDEVTQLRRERLAAPRRV; encoded by the coding sequence GTGGCTGAATCGACGGTGCGGATAGGGCTGGTGCTGCCCGATGTGATGGGCACGTACGGCGACGGCGGCAACTCGGTCGTGTTGCGGCAACGGTTGCGGCTGCGTGGTTTTGACGCCGAGATCGTGGAGATCACACTGGCGGATCCGGTGCCGTCGGAGTTGGATCTGTACACGCTCGGTGGCGCCGAGGACTACGCGCAGCGGTTGGCGACCAAGCACTTGATCCGCTATCCCGGTTTACAGCAGGCCGCCGCGCGTGGCGCGCCGGTGCTGGCGATCTGCGCGGCGATCCAGGTGCTGGGGCACTGGTACGAGACGTCGTCGGGTGAGCGGGTCGACGGGGTGGGTCTGTTGGACGTGACGACGTCGCCGCAGCAGCAGCGGACCATCGGCGAGGTGGTGTCACAGCCGTTGCTGCCCGGTTTGTCCGAGCGGCTCACCGGGTTCGAAAACCACCGCGGTGGAACAGTTTTGGGCTCTGATGCGCAGCCGTTGGCGAAGGTGGTCAGCGGGGCGGGCAACCGCGACGGCGACGGCATCGACGGTGCCGTCCAGGGCAGTGTGGTCGCGACGTATCTGCACGGGCCGTGCCTGGCGCGCAATCCGCAGTTGGCCGATCACCTGTTGTCGAAGGTGGTCGGTGAGTTGGCGCCGCTGGAGATCGACGAGGTAACGCAGTTACGTCGCGAACGCCTGGCGGCCCCGCGCCGCGTCTAG
- a CDS encoding Mur ligase family protein, with protein MVTARGRVALAAGAGARWASRVTGRGAGAMIGGLVALALDKSLLRQLGEGRRTAVITGTNGKSTTTRMTAAALGTLGPVATNAEGANMDAGLVAALAGSRSAPLAALEVDEMHVPHVADAVDPAVIVLLNLSRDQLDRVGEINHIERTLRGGLARHPSTVVVANCDDVLMTSAAYDSPHVVWVAAGGGWANDSVSCPRSGEIIVRDGSHWYSTGTDFKRPTPQWWYDDTNIHGPDGLSLPMTLKLPGNVNRGNATQAVAAAVTLGADPAAAVAAVSGVDEVAGRYRTLQLGEHTVRMLLAKNPAGWQEALSMVDSDAGSVVISVNGQVPDGEDLSWLWDVNFEHFVDKPVVAAGERGTDLAVRLGYAGVEHTLVHNAVEAIRSCPPGHVEVVANYTAFLQLNRALSRG; from the coding sequence ATGGTCACCGCTCGTGGACGTGTCGCACTCGCGGCAGGGGCAGGCGCACGCTGGGCGTCACGCGTCACCGGCCGTGGTGCGGGCGCGATGATCGGCGGCCTGGTGGCCCTTGCGCTGGACAAATCCCTGCTGCGTCAACTCGGCGAAGGCCGTCGCACGGCCGTGATCACCGGTACCAACGGCAAGTCGACCACCACCCGGATGACCGCGGCGGCGCTCGGCACCCTTGGGCCCGTCGCAACCAACGCCGAGGGCGCCAACATGGATGCCGGGCTGGTGGCTGCGCTGGCGGGGTCGCGGTCGGCGCCGTTGGCGGCGCTCGAGGTCGACGAGATGCATGTGCCGCACGTGGCCGACGCGGTCGATCCGGCGGTGATCGTGCTGCTGAATTTGTCGCGCGACCAGTTGGACCGTGTTGGCGAGATCAACCACATCGAGCGGACGCTGCGCGGCGGGTTGGCGCGACATCCGTCGACGGTGGTGGTGGCCAATTGCGATGACGTGCTGATGACGTCGGCGGCCTACGACAGCCCGCATGTGGTGTGGGTGGCGGCAGGCGGCGGGTGGGCCAACGACTCGGTGAGCTGCCCGCGGTCGGGCGAGATCATCGTCCGCGACGGCAGCCACTGGTATTCGACGGGAACCGACTTCAAGCGGCCCACTCCGCAGTGGTGGTACGACGACACGAATATCCATGGGCCGGACGGTCTTTCGCTGCCGATGACGTTGAAGCTGCCGGGAAATGTCAACCGCGGCAACGCCACACAGGCGGTGGCGGCAGCGGTGACACTGGGCGCGGACCCGGCGGCGGCGGTCGCGGCGGTGTCGGGTGTCGACGAGGTGGCGGGCCGATACCGCACGCTGCAACTCGGCGAGCACACCGTACGAATGTTGTTGGCCAAGAACCCCGCCGGTTGGCAGGAGGCGCTGTCGATGGTCGACAGCGACGCCGGTTCGGTGGTGATCTCGGTGAACGGTCAGGTACCCGACGGCGAGGATCTGTCGTGGCTATGGGACGTCAACTTCGAGCACTTCGTCGACAAGCCGGTGGTGGCGGCGGGTGAACGGGGCACCGATCTGGCGGTGCGGTTGGGATACGCGGGGGTCGAACACACGTTGGTGCACAACGCGGTCGAGGCGATTCGGTCGTGTCCGCCGGGACATGTCGAGGTGGTCGCGAACTACACCGCGTTCCTGCAACTGAATCGGGCGTTGTCGCGTGGCTGA
- a CDS encoding DEDDh family exonuclease has translation MSQTWGRPATDTGAGWAVVDVETSGFRPGQARMVSIAALALGDDGNVEQSLYTLLNPGVDPGPTHVHGLTADMLEGQPCFGDVVGDLIDLLRGRTLVAHNVGFDYAFLAAEAELVGAELPVDTVMCTVELARRLDLGTENLQLGTLAAHWGVSQMKPHDALDDAMVLAQILKPVLVRARERKVWLPVRSVERRQWPNGQVTHDELRPLKLLASRLPCPYVNPGRFVAGRPLVQGMRIALSAEVDRTHEELIERIVHAGLSYTDNVDPETSLVICNAAEPEHGKGYQAVELGVPLVSDADFMRLLDGVVGGINIEEFTDTTLAGEQFALF, from the coding sequence GTGAGCCAAACCTGGGGTCGGCCGGCAACCGACACCGGCGCGGGTTGGGCCGTCGTCGACGTCGAGACCTCGGGTTTCCGCCCCGGACAGGCCCGGATGGTCAGCATCGCCGCGCTCGCCCTCGGTGACGACGGCAACGTCGAGCAAAGCCTGTACACACTGCTCAATCCCGGCGTCGACCCGGGCCCCACGCACGTGCACGGGCTCACCGCCGACATGCTCGAGGGTCAGCCCTGCTTCGGTGACGTGGTCGGCGACCTCATCGACCTGTTGCGGGGCCGGACGCTGGTGGCCCACAACGTCGGCTTCGACTACGCCTTCTTGGCCGCCGAGGCCGAACTCGTCGGCGCGGAGCTACCCGTCGACACCGTGATGTGCACGGTCGAACTTGCCCGCCGCCTCGATCTCGGCACCGAGAACCTGCAACTGGGGACACTCGCCGCGCACTGGGGTGTATCGCAGATGAAACCGCACGACGCGCTCGACGACGCGATGGTGCTCGCCCAGATCCTCAAGCCCGTGCTGGTCCGCGCCAGGGAGCGCAAGGTCTGGCTGCCGGTGCGGTCGGTGGAGCGCAGGCAGTGGCCCAACGGCCAGGTCACCCACGACGAGTTGCGGCCGCTGAAATTGCTCGCGTCGCGGCTGCCGTGCCCGTACGTCAACCCGGGCCGGTTCGTCGCGGGCCGCCCACTGGTACAGGGCATGCGGATCGCGTTGTCCGCCGAGGTCGATCGCACGCATGAGGAGCTGATCGAGCGCATCGTGCACGCCGGGCTGTCGTACACCGACAACGTCGACCCCGAGACCTCACTGGTGATCTGCAACGCGGCCGAACCCGAGCACGGCAAGGGCTATCAGGCGGTCGAACTCGGCGTGCCGTTGGTCAGCGACGCCGATTTCATGCGGTTACTCGACGGCGTCGTCGGCGGCATCAACATCGAGGAGTTCACCGACACCACGCTGGCCGGCGAGCAGTTCGCGCTCTTCTAA
- a CDS encoding cytochrome P450 has translation MGRPDVSAGVAVDFDHHSEAFSRDELEINADLRRRCPVAWNEKYGGFWYVCGYDAVEQVARDGDTFAHKYEPDASDGVNYQGEMGIPRPEGQPPLGIGEVDGPYHLALRKALTPYFSSGAVEKMRPFMEQSAHWFLDQKIADGRMDLVLDYASPVPAILTMRLMGLPYDNWRLYADVFHGVMDAADTAAYRTVIAEVPAMIDGLLRFAAARRAEPADDLTSFLVQFQFEGRRLDDNQLIDILWNLIGGGVDTTTSLTALSLLHLGTHPDLRQQLIDRPELYRTAADEFLRFCSVNKTLSRTVSRDATLGGQQLRRNDQVLISWFSANRDEEEFERADEVVLDRAPNRHVAFGLGPHRCIGAPLARVMFQVMVKAVLDRIPNYRVDVGGVHRYSGNPSMTGLSRLPVTFTPDEPLAS, from the coding sequence ATGGGCCGGCCAGACGTCAGTGCCGGCGTAGCCGTCGACTTCGATCACCATTCCGAAGCGTTCAGCCGCGACGAGTTGGAGATCAACGCCGATCTGCGCCGCCGGTGCCCGGTGGCGTGGAACGAGAAGTACGGCGGCTTCTGGTACGTCTGCGGTTACGACGCGGTCGAACAGGTGGCGCGCGACGGCGACACCTTCGCCCACAAGTACGAACCCGACGCGTCCGACGGCGTGAATTATCAAGGCGAGATGGGCATTCCGCGTCCCGAGGGCCAACCGCCGCTGGGCATCGGCGAGGTCGACGGTCCGTACCATCTGGCGCTGCGCAAGGCGCTCACGCCGTACTTCTCGTCGGGCGCCGTCGAGAAGATGCGGCCGTTCATGGAACAGTCGGCGCACTGGTTCCTCGACCAGAAGATCGCTGACGGTCGGATGGACCTGGTGCTTGACTACGCCAGCCCCGTGCCGGCCATCCTGACGATGCGGTTGATGGGCCTGCCGTACGACAACTGGCGGTTGTACGCCGATGTGTTCCACGGGGTGATGGATGCCGCCGACACGGCCGCCTACCGCACGGTGATCGCCGAAGTGCCCGCGATGATCGACGGGCTGCTGCGCTTCGCGGCGGCCCGACGCGCCGAGCCCGCCGACGATCTGACCAGCTTCCTGGTGCAGTTCCAATTCGAGGGCAGGCGGTTGGACGACAACCAGCTGATCGACATCCTGTGGAACCTGATCGGCGGCGGCGTCGACACCACGACGTCGTTGACGGCGCTGAGCCTGCTGCACCTCGGCACGCATCCGGATCTGCGGCAGCAACTGATCGACCGTCCGGAGCTCTACCGCACCGCGGCCGATGAGTTCCTGCGGTTCTGCTCGGTCAACAAGACGCTGAGCCGCACCGTCAGTCGCGACGCAACCCTTGGCGGACAACAACTTCGGCGCAACGATCAGGTGCTCATCAGTTGGTTCTCGGCCAATCGCGACGAGGAGGAGTTCGAGCGCGCCGACGAGGTGGTGCTGGACCGGGCCCCCAATCGTCACGTGGCGTTCGGGCTCGGTCCGCACCGCTGCATCGGCGCCCCGCTGGCGCGGGTGATGTTCCAGGTGATGGTGAAGGCGGTGCTCGACAGGATTCCGAATTACCGGGTCGATGTCGGCGGTGTGCACCGCTACTCGGGCAATCCGAGCATGACCGGGCTGAGCCGGCTGCCGGTCACGTTCACGCCCGACGAGCCGCTGGCGAGTTAG
- a CDS encoding YncE family protein produces MFKLVAGVGAITAAALLTAGCSTPTAAPAAPVSQPPAPKVKVVTGQTIALPGVGGHGDEVVVDPEAHAAYVAQSPDNNLVVIDTTANSVKAVVPQIVNGNGIAFSDSYVFAAEADAGAIAVIAKPSWKVVATVPSGGKTPDAVYYDPHENSVFVANDDSNNIEQFSAAAPFAVEGTLNLAPAQPKTGPDLGTYSSVDDKIYQSDDNNIDVIDAKTRTIQKVFTPVGADVATKDMYYDQAHHLLWVGTSDPKVLAIDPDTGNVVYTVKTASGMDQLAADTDDGLLFLGESKAGVMGVVDLATHQNITDVKTESGFHTEGYLPGAHLAYAYLNQSNKVEVDNVSKS; encoded by the coding sequence GTGTTCAAACTCGTCGCAGGAGTGGGGGCCATCACCGCCGCCGCTCTCCTCACAGCCGGCTGCAGCACACCGACCGCCGCACCGGCTGCGCCCGTCAGTCAACCGCCCGCACCGAAGGTGAAGGTCGTCACCGGGCAGACCATCGCACTACCCGGTGTGGGTGGTCACGGAGATGAGGTGGTTGTCGACCCGGAAGCCCACGCCGCGTACGTTGCCCAAAGCCCGGACAACAACCTTGTCGTCATCGACACGACCGCCAACAGCGTGAAAGCGGTGGTGCCCCAGATAGTGAACGGGAATGGCATCGCCTTCAGCGACTCCTATGTCTTCGCGGCGGAAGCAGACGCTGGAGCCATCGCGGTCATCGCGAAACCCAGCTGGAAGGTCGTGGCTACCGTGCCCTCGGGCGGAAAGACGCCCGACGCCGTCTATTACGACCCGCATGAGAACAGTGTCTTCGTCGCCAATGACGACTCGAACAACATCGAACAGTTCTCCGCCGCTGCGCCATTCGCCGTCGAAGGGACACTGAATCTTGCTCCGGCACAGCCTAAAACCGGACCTGACTTGGGAACCTATTCGAGCGTCGACGACAAGATCTATCAATCCGACGACAACAACATAGACGTCATCGACGCGAAGACCCGGACGATCCAGAAGGTCTTCACGCCGGTCGGCGCCGATGTCGCGACGAAGGACATGTACTACGACCAGGCGCATCACCTGCTCTGGGTGGGGACGTCCGACCCCAAGGTGCTCGCGATCGACCCGGACACGGGCAATGTCGTCTACACCGTGAAGACCGCATCCGGCATGGACCAACTCGCGGCGGACACCGATGATGGCTTGCTCTTCCTCGGCGAGAGTAAGGCGGGCGTCATGGGGGTCGTCGACCTCGCTACCCACCAAAACATCACCGATGTCAAGACGGAGTCGGGGTTCCATACCGAGGGTT